In Ilumatobacter fluminis, the following proteins share a genomic window:
- a CDS encoding MerR family transcriptional regulator: protein MSEGFSGTQAAKVVGITYRQLDYWARTDLIRPSLSDAAGSGSRRRYSYTDLLELRVIKTLLDAGLKLESVREVFEYLREHVEGDISSAHLVINGSSVVLAKGDELIDVLQKGQGVLNVLSLAGVKDEVDSQLVPLGDEGLDDSPIAAAR from the coding sequence ATGAGCGAAGGATTCAGCGGCACGCAGGCGGCCAAGGTCGTCGGCATCACCTATCGACAGCTCGACTATTGGGCACGCACCGACCTCATCAGGCCGTCGCTGTCCGACGCCGCCGGCAGCGGCAGTCGCCGTCGCTACAGCTACACCGACCTGCTCGAACTGCGCGTCATCAAGACGCTGCTCGATGCGGGCCTCAAGCTCGAGTCGGTGCGTGAGGTCTTCGAGTACCTCCGCGAGCACGTCGAGGGCGACATCTCGTCGGCTCACCTCGTGATCAACGGCAGCTCGGTCGTGCTCGCCAAGGGCGACGAACTGATCGACGTGCTGCAGAAGGGACAGGGCGTCCTGAACGTGCTGTCGCTCGCCGGCGTCAAGGACGAGGTCGACTCGCAGCTCGTCCCGCTCGGCGACGAGGGCCTCGACGACAGCCCGATCGCCGCCGCACGCTGA
- a CDS encoding bifunctional nuclease family protein, whose protein sequence is MTPLELVGVRIEVPANTPMMLLQESSGDRRLLPIYIGTPEAQSIHTAIEGIEPLRPLTHDLFVTVLGQIGATLDRVIITEVREHTFYAELQYTLGDDEHTVSARPSDAVALAVRSGTPIFANEALLDEAGQPAEVVEDDEEEEAEIIDEFKDFIEHVNPDDFAT, encoded by the coding sequence ATGACGCCTCTGGAGCTCGTGGGAGTACGGATCGAAGTCCCGGCCAACACCCCGATGATGCTGCTCCAGGAGTCGAGCGGCGACCGCCGGCTCCTGCCGATCTACATCGGTACGCCCGAGGCGCAGTCGATCCACACCGCCATCGAAGGCATCGAACCGCTGCGTCCGCTCACCCACGATCTGTTCGTGACGGTGCTCGGCCAGATCGGGGCGACGCTCGACCGGGTGATCATCACCGAGGTCCGTGAGCACACGTTCTACGCCGAGCTGCAGTACACCCTGGGCGACGACGAACACACAGTCTCGGCTCGGCCGTCCGACGCGGTCGCACTCGCCGTGCGCTCGGGCACCCCGATCTTCGCCAACGAAGCGTTGCTCGACGAGGCCGGCCAGCCTGCCGAAGTCGTCGAGGACGACGAGGAAGAAGAGGCCGAGATCATCGACGAGTTCAAGGACTTCATCGAACACGTCAATCCCGACGATTTCGCCACCTGA